The Arachis duranensis cultivar V14167 chromosome 2, aradu.V14167.gnm2.J7QH, whole genome shotgun sequence genome has a window encoding:
- the LOC110278195 gene encoding uncharacterized mitochondrial protein AtMg00810-like → MGKFSYFLGLEASYLSIGSVHISQTKYASELLKRAGMETANSMPTPMMSNTKLSAHYSEPFHDPKLYRSIVGALQYLTMTRPDIAFAVNRVSQFMHQPTLLHWKSVKRILRYVKGTVDHGLLFSKSTDFRLLAFSDADWGGDLDDRKSITGFCVYLGCNLISWKSNKQTKVSRSSTEAEYRTMCAAQTELMSIQQLLGELRIPQPMSPTIFCDNQSACLLAVNPVLHSRSAQNIELKEYNSDNEEEFKSNYEIVSSGEDEDEADSTMNADVAEIVYALAN, encoded by the exons ATGGGGaagtttagttattttttaggcTTGGAAGCTTCATATTTGTCTATAGGTAGTGTTCACATTTCACAAACCAAATATGCATCTGAATTACTTAAGAGAGCTGGAATGGAGACTGCGAATTCGATGCCTACTCCAATGATGTCCAACACAAAGCTTTCAGCTCATTACTCGGAACCTTTTCATGATCCCAAACTGTACAGATCAATAGTTGGTGCACTTCAATATCTCACAATGACAAGACCAGATATTGCCTTTGCTGTTAACAGAGTATCTCAGTTTATGCATCAACCAACATTGCTGCATTGGAAGAGTGTAAAAAGAATTCTGAGATATGTGAAAGGTACAGTAGATCAtggattattattttctaaatctACTGATTTTAGGTTGTTGGCTTTTTCAGATGCTGATTGGGGTGGAGATCTAGATGATAGAAAATCaatcactggattttgtgtttatctTGGATGCAATCTGATCTCATGGAAGAGTAACAAGCAGACAAAGGTGAGCAGGAGCAGTACTGAAGCAGAATATAGGACAATGTGTGCTGCACAAACTGAGCTAATGTCCATACAGCAGCTTTTGGGAGAGCTTCGAATCCCACAACCTATGTCACCAACCATCTTTTGTGACAATCAGAGTGCCTGTTTATTGGCTGTAAATCCAGTTTTGCATAGTAGAT CGGCCCAAAATATTGAACTGAAAGAATATAATAGTGATAACGAGGAGGAATTTAAAAGTAACTATGAGATCGTTAGTTCAGGTGAAGACGAAGATGAAGCTGATAGCACCATGAATGCAGATGTGGCAGAGATTGTATATGCACTAGCAAACTAA